In Salana multivorans, a single genomic region encodes these proteins:
- a CDS encoding serine/threonine-protein kinase, with amino-acid sequence MTPRAGVVVDRWELTRLIAIGGMGQVWAAQEKPGGREVALKVLRPEFAGERLFLDRIAAEARNSLDLVHPGIARTYAHGEIDGLGYIVMELVPGEPLSTILARERVLSRRLVLDVVAQTADALATAHEAGVVHRDIKPANLILGPGGRVVLTDFGISLAANQAPMTAAGMVMGTAQYLPPEQAMGRPATGAGDVYALGIIAYESLVGKRPFTGQTQVDIAFAHVTEPVPPLPETIDAPVRELVEQMLEKEPARRPSHASEVATRARELGAAIAPDDGWDPAEPRRARRRRGGSHAGESDAPAIITRRPRPPKPRVPRPAQPAVPAAAPPSTPAVGAPARAPETTTVPRVAAAAPAAPPPVIPPAHDPRASDASVVPTPDWQPVRVRTRGDLPSPSPDARRAQDAAAPEAPPTTSAGTRDDGERAVRVPSPTRVPSAARVPSPTRARPDTKVPSSWIVAALIVLAAAIVTLAILVAGNLGQSAASAGTSGVASTSIGGVQ; translated from the coding sequence GTGACACCACGCGCCGGGGTCGTGGTCGACCGCTGGGAGCTGACGCGGCTCATCGCCATCGGCGGGATGGGCCAGGTGTGGGCAGCCCAGGAGAAGCCCGGCGGCCGCGAGGTCGCGCTCAAGGTGCTGCGACCGGAGTTCGCCGGCGAGCGCCTGTTCCTCGACCGCATCGCGGCCGAGGCCCGCAACTCCCTCGACCTGGTCCACCCGGGGATCGCGCGCACGTACGCGCACGGCGAGATCGACGGGCTCGGCTACATCGTCATGGAGCTGGTGCCGGGCGAGCCGCTCTCGACGATCCTGGCCCGTGAGCGCGTGCTGTCCCGCCGGCTCGTGCTCGACGTCGTCGCGCAGACGGCCGACGCGCTCGCGACGGCGCACGAGGCGGGCGTCGTGCACCGTGACATCAAGCCGGCCAACCTCATCCTCGGGCCCGGCGGACGCGTCGTGCTGACCGACTTCGGTATCTCCCTCGCCGCGAACCAGGCGCCGATGACGGCCGCCGGGATGGTCATGGGGACGGCGCAGTACCTCCCGCCGGAGCAGGCGATGGGCCGCCCGGCGACCGGCGCGGGCGACGTCTACGCGCTCGGGATCATCGCCTACGAGTCCCTCGTCGGCAAGCGCCCCTTCACCGGCCAGACCCAGGTCGACATCGCGTTCGCCCACGTCACCGAGCCGGTACCGCCGCTGCCCGAGACGATCGACGCGCCCGTGCGCGAGCTGGTCGAGCAGATGCTCGAGAAGGAGCCGGCGCGCCGCCCGTCCCACGCGAGCGAGGTGGCGACGCGCGCCCGCGAGCTGGGCGCGGCGATCGCGCCCGACGACGGGTGGGACCCGGCCGAGCCGCGCCGCGCGCGCCGCCGGCGGGGCGGCAGCCACGCGGGCGAGTCCGACGCGCCCGCGATCATCACGCGCCGCCCCCGCCCGCCCAAGCCCCGCGTCCCGCGCCCCGCGCAGCCGGCGGTCCCAGCCGCGGCCCCGCCGTCGACGCCGGCCGTCGGGGCTCCGGCCCGCGCCCCGGAGACCACGACCGTCCCGCGGGTCGCCGCCGCGGCCCCCGCGGCCCCGCCGCCCGTGATCCCACCGGCGCACGACCCCCGCGCGAGCGACGCCTCCGTCGTGCCGACGCCGGACTGGCAGCCGGTCAGGGTCCGTACCCGCGGCGACCTCCCGTCGCCCTCACCCGACGCACGGCGAGCGCAGGACGCAGCCGCGCCGGAGGCCCCGCCGACCACCTCCGCCGGGACGCGAGACGACGGCGAGCGGGCGGTCCGCGTCCCGAGCCCGACCCGCGTCCCGAGCGCCGCCCGCGTCCCGAGCCCGACCCGCGCCCGCCCGGACACCAAGGTTCCAAGCAGCTGGATCGTCGCAGCCCTGATCGTCCTCGCCGCGGCGATCGTGACCCTTGCCATCCTCGTGGCCGGGAATCTGGGACAATCAGCGGCAAGTGCTGGCACCAGCGGTGTAGCGAGCACGTCAATCGGAGGGGTTCAGTAG